From one Pontibacillus sp. HMF3514 genomic stretch:
- a CDS encoding thiamine diphosphokinase, which produces MRKVAIVGGGPEEAIPDLNLFDENVLWIGADRGAHVLLSQGIQPTEAVGDFDSVTTEEKAHIKEKALHFEEHPSEKDETDLEIALQKAYSYQPDILYLFGVTGGRMDHGLINLQLLYPLEEKGIRGIVIDKGNWVELRKAGTHIVEYDDLYPNISFIPFTPAVKGITLEGFYYPLENKDVPWGSTLCISNKLISEKGTFSFDEGILLLVKSRDVNEVSM; this is translated from the coding sequence ATGAGGAAAGTAGCGATTGTGGGTGGAGGACCTGAAGAAGCCATTCCTGATTTAAATCTTTTTGATGAAAATGTTCTTTGGATAGGAGCAGATCGAGGGGCTCATGTTTTATTAAGTCAAGGTATTCAGCCTACAGAAGCTGTAGGAGATTTTGACTCCGTGACTACTGAAGAAAAAGCTCATATAAAAGAGAAAGCTCTGCATTTTGAAGAGCATCCTTCTGAGAAAGATGAGACAGACCTTGAAATAGCCTTGCAAAAAGCATACTCCTATCAACCAGATATTTTATATTTGTTTGGTGTAACGGGTGGACGCATGGATCATGGATTAATTAATTTGCAACTTCTTTATCCCCTTGAAGAGAAAGGGATTCGAGGGATAGTTATCGACAAAGGAAATTGGGTTGAATTAAGGAAGGCAGGAACTCATATAGTAGAATATGATGATCTGTATCCGAATATCTCCTTTATCCCATTTACACCTGCGGTTAAAGGAATAACATTGGAAGGTTTCTACTATCCTCTAGAGAATAAAGATGTACCATGGGGCTCGACTTTATGTATTTCGAATAAGCTTATTTCAGAAAAAGGTACTTTTTCATTTGATGAAGGCATACTATTACTTGTAAAGAGCCGAGATGTAAATGAGGTATCAATGTAG
- the spoVM gene encoding stage V sporulation protein SpoVM, with the protein MKFYTIKLPRFIGGFVRVVMGTFKKN; encoded by the coding sequence ATGAAGTTCTATACAATTAAACTCCCACGCTTTATTGGTGGTTTTGTACGCGTAGTTATGGGCACATTTAAGAAGAACTAA
- the rpmB gene encoding 50S ribosomal protein L28, producing MSRKCEITGRKTTSGNHRSHAMNANKRKFKSNVQKVRVMIDGKPQKVYVSTRALKSGKVQRV from the coding sequence ATGAGCCGTAAATGTGAAATCACAGGTCGTAAAACAACTTCTGGAAACCACCGTTCACACGCGATGAATGCGAATAAACGTAAGTTCAAATCAAATGTACAAAAAGTACGTGTTATGATTGACGGAAAGCCACAAAAGGTTTACGTTTCAACTCGCGCATTGAAATCTGGTAAGGTTCAACGCGTTTAA
- a CDS encoding Asp23/Gls24 family envelope stress response protein, which yields MSIDLNTNYGHVTITNDVIATVAGGAAVECYGIVGMASKNQLKDGIAEILRKENFSRGVIVRQEEESVHIDMYIIVSYGTKISEVAHNVQSQVKYTLNQTVGLSVDSVNIYIQGVRVAKDEE from the coding sequence ATGTCCATCGATTTAAATACAAACTATGGTCATGTAACCATCACAAATGATGTGATCGCTACCGTCGCAGGGGGAGCTGCTGTAGAATGCTACGGCATTGTAGGGATGGCTTCAAAGAACCAATTGAAAGACGGCATAGCCGAAATTCTTCGTAAAGAGAATTTTTCTAGAGGTGTAATTGTTCGCCAAGAGGAAGAATCTGTACATATCGATATGTACATTATTGTAAGCTATGGAACAAAGATCTCAGAGGTAGCGCATAATGTGCAATCCCAAGTAAAATACACCTTAAATCAAACAGTTGGTTTATCTGTGGACTCCGTTAATATTTATATTCAAGGAGTTCGTGTGGCCAAAGACGAAGAATAG
- a CDS encoding DAK2 domain-containing protein, giving the protein MTTRTLDGATFAQMVLSGAHHLTNNAKMIDALNVFPVPDGDTGTNMNLSMTSGANEVRNVQNDHVGEVAKSFAKGLLMGARGNSGVILSQLFRGFSKAVEDKQTITTADLAEAFDAGVKTAYKAVMKPVEGTILTVAKDSAEAAQKAAEDHEDIIDFMEDVLKHANASLKRTPELLPVLKEVGVVDSGGQGLVTIYEGFLANLKGEELPESAESTPSMDEMVNAEHHKLAQDFMDTSEIEFGYCTEFMVKFEDEKLQENPFDEDTFRNELSEIGDSLLVVSDDELVKVHVHAEHPGDAMNLGQRFGSLINMKIENMREQHTSIVGEQKKSQPKSQEKADYAIVTVAMGSGIKEMFESLGATVVIEGGQTMNPSTQDLTEAIQEAHAKNVILLPNNKNIIMAAEQAADLAEDNVTVVPTKTVPQGMSALLAFNPEVSIDDNSESMQEAASAVKTGQLTYAVRDTQIDGMDIEEGNFMGIKDGKISITHKEKLEAAKALLSDMIDEEEDEILTILQGEEATTEEVEALEAFLEENFEDLEVEVHKGNQPIYSFIFSVE; this is encoded by the coding sequence GTGACGACACGTACGTTAGATGGAGCAACATTTGCCCAAATGGTACTCTCAGGAGCACACCATTTAACGAATAATGCAAAAATGATCGACGCTCTCAATGTGTTTCCTGTGCCAGACGGTGATACAGGAACGAATATGAATTTATCTATGACCTCAGGAGCTAATGAGGTTCGTAATGTTCAAAATGATCATGTTGGAGAAGTAGCAAAAAGCTTTGCCAAAGGATTATTAATGGGAGCGCGTGGGAACTCTGGAGTCATTTTGTCTCAGTTGTTCCGCGGATTTTCAAAGGCAGTTGAAGACAAACAAACCATTACAACTGCTGATCTAGCTGAAGCATTTGATGCAGGTGTGAAGACAGCGTATAAAGCTGTTATGAAGCCTGTAGAAGGAACGATTCTAACTGTTGCAAAAGATTCTGCTGAAGCAGCTCAAAAAGCTGCTGAAGACCATGAAGATATTATTGACTTCATGGAAGATGTACTTAAACATGCGAATGCTTCTTTAAAACGAACACCAGAGCTACTACCTGTTTTAAAAGAAGTAGGCGTAGTTGATAGTGGTGGCCAAGGATTAGTAACGATCTATGAAGGGTTTTTAGCTAATCTTAAGGGAGAAGAACTTCCTGAAAGTGCTGAATCTACTCCTTCAATGGATGAGATGGTTAACGCTGAACACCACAAATTAGCACAAGACTTCATGGATACGTCAGAGATCGAGTTCGGTTACTGCACAGAATTCATGGTTAAGTTTGAAGATGAAAAATTACAAGAGAACCCATTTGACGAAGATACATTCCGTAATGAATTAAGTGAAATAGGGGATTCTTTATTAGTTGTTTCAGATGATGAACTTGTAAAAGTACATGTTCACGCTGAACATCCAGGTGATGCAATGAATCTGGGACAACGTTTCGGTAGCTTAATTAACATGAAAATTGAAAACATGCGTGAACAACACACTTCTATCGTGGGAGAACAGAAAAAGTCCCAGCCAAAATCACAAGAAAAAGCGGACTACGCTATTGTTACTGTTGCTATGGGATCAGGCATTAAAGAAATGTTCGAAAGCCTAGGGGCTACGGTTGTTATTGAAGGTGGCCAAACGATGAATCCAAGTACTCAGGATTTAACAGAAGCCATTCAAGAAGCGCATGCTAAAAACGTGATTCTTTTACCAAACAACAAGAACATTATTATGGCTGCTGAACAAGCTGCTGATCTTGCTGAGGATAATGTAACGGTTGTTCCTACGAAAACGGTACCTCAGGGAATGAGTGCATTATTAGCTTTCAATCCTGAAGTATCAATTGATGACAATTCTGAAAGCATGCAAGAAGCAGCAAGTGCTGTGAAGACAGGTCAGTTAACGTATGCTGTTCGTGATACCCAAATCGATGGTATGGATATCGAAGAGGGGAACTTTATGGGGATTAAAGATGGAAAGATCTCTATCACTCATAAAGAAAAACTAGAAGCAGCCAAAGCTCTTTTATCTGACATGATTGATGAAGAGGAAGATGAAATCCTTACGATTCTACAAGGTGAAGAAGCTACAACGGAAGAGGTTGAAGCTTTAGAAGCTTTCTTAGAGGAAAACTTTGAAGACTTAGAGGTTGAAGTCCACAAAGGGAACCAGCCGATCTATTCTTTCATCTTTTCAGTTGAATAA
- a CDS encoding NCS2 family permease, giving the protein MKQQNLDPTGHSVRKDITAGLIGYLTTVYIVAVNSSILSEAGVSVQNAMIATILASFVGCVLLGLWANAPMILIPGMGVNALFAYSIVQGAGLTFQEGLGVVLVSSVLFIIVAMTKLGGWLQTAIPDSLKHAITVGLGFFLTLIGLEKGGLVVRGEHSLIELGDLTSPIVMVSLLTLGIGIFLFVKNVPGHFLITMASGTLLAYMFGVLDGKTGVNMNLDVQWAFMPSFSAIDELAFWMGVFPLTIVLVFENMGLINGQLSMLNQQDKFRKSFKSTAFSALTCAFFGTSPTVSSAESAAVIASEGKSGKASITTGVLFLVTILFIPFISWIPSMAISPILIIVGALMVQNIRHISLEDLSEAIPAFLIMVMIPFTYSIADGMAFGFIAYPIVKFAIGKKKEISVPIVIIACMFLAEFIMKSIGY; this is encoded by the coding sequence ATGAAACAACAGAACCTAGATCCAACAGGTCATTCTGTTCGTAAGGATATAACTGCAGGACTCATCGGCTATTTAACAACGGTTTACATTGTCGCTGTGAATAGCTCGATTTTAAGCGAAGCAGGTGTATCGGTTCAAAATGCAATGATCGCGACGATTCTAGCAAGTTTTGTAGGATGTGTGCTACTGGGACTATGGGCAAACGCACCAATGATTTTAATTCCCGGAATGGGAGTTAATGCATTGTTTGCGTATTCCATTGTTCAAGGAGCAGGGCTCACCTTCCAAGAAGGATTAGGTGTTGTATTGGTATCCTCCGTCTTATTTATCATTGTCGCTATGACAAAACTAGGCGGATGGCTCCAAACGGCCATACCTGATAGCCTTAAGCATGCCATTACAGTCGGACTCGGCTTTTTCTTAACACTAATCGGGTTAGAAAAAGGTGGTCTCGTTGTAAGAGGTGAACATTCTCTTATCGAATTAGGAGACCTCACTTCACCTATTGTAATGGTAAGTCTACTGACTCTAGGAATCGGAATTTTTCTTTTTGTCAAAAACGTGCCTGGCCACTTCTTAATTACGATGGCTTCCGGAACGTTACTGGCCTATATGTTTGGTGTGTTAGACGGAAAAACAGGTGTCAATATGAACTTAGATGTTCAGTGGGCATTCATGCCATCCTTCTCAGCTATTGATGAACTAGCGTTTTGGATGGGCGTATTTCCATTAACGATCGTTCTTGTGTTTGAAAATATGGGACTCATTAACGGTCAGTTAAGCATGCTAAATCAACAAGATAAATTCCGTAAATCGTTCAAGTCCACTGCATTCTCAGCCTTAACTTGTGCATTCTTCGGGACGTCACCAACCGTTTCTTCTGCAGAAAGTGCAGCGGTAATTGCATCAGAAGGCAAATCTGGAAAGGCATCGATTACCACAGGAGTTCTTTTCCTGGTAACGATTTTATTCATTCCATTTATCTCATGGATTCCTTCGATGGCCATTAGTCCTATTCTAATTATTGTAGGGGCTTTAATGGTTCAGAATATCCGTCATATTTCACTAGAGGATCTGTCTGAAGCGATTCCTGCTTTCTTGATTATGGTGATGATTCCGTTTACGTATAGCATTGCGGATGGAATGGCATTCGGATTTATTGCTTACCCTATTGTGAAGTTCGCAATTGGGAAGAAAAAAGAAATCTCTGTGCCTATTGTCATCATTGCATGCATGTTTTTAGCTGAGTTTATTATGAAGTCAATTGGATATTGA
- the sdaAB gene encoding L-serine ammonia-lyase, iron-sulfur-dependent subunit beta produces the protein MKYKSVFDIIGPIMIGPSSSHTAGAARIGRVTRSLFGREPKWVKIHLYGSFAKTYKGHGTDVALMGGILDYDTYDPRISNSLEVAKEKGIKVQFHEEDAHTDHPNTARVRIGDDDSDIELVGISIGGGKAEITELNGFELRLSGEHPAILVMHNDRFGAIATVTQALAKHELNIGHMEVSRKEVGKEALMVIEVDQNVSDDVLKELEAFDNILQVAKVVE, from the coding sequence ATGAAATACAAATCCGTTTTTGATATTATTGGTCCTATTATGATTGGACCTTCTAGTTCCCATACAGCAGGTGCTGCACGTATTGGTCGAGTAACGCGCTCTTTATTTGGCAGAGAGCCGAAGTGGGTGAAGATTCATTTATATGGATCTTTTGCTAAGACATACAAAGGTCACGGTACAGATGTAGCCTTAATGGGAGGCATATTAGATTACGACACATATGATCCACGAATTAGTAATTCATTAGAAGTAGCAAAAGAAAAGGGTATTAAAGTACAGTTCCATGAAGAGGATGCTCACACCGATCACCCTAATACTGCTCGCGTGCGTATTGGTGATGATGACAGTGACATCGAACTTGTTGGAATCTCTATCGGTGGTGGAAAGGCTGAAATTACAGAATTAAATGGCTTTGAGCTTCGTCTATCAGGTGAACATCCAGCGATTTTAGTAATGCACAATGACCGTTTTGGAGCTATCGCTACTGTTACACAGGCGCTTGCCAAGCATGAGTTAAACATTGGTCATATGGAAGTTTCCCGTAAGGAAGTTGGGAAAGAAGCGCTAATGGTGATCGAAGTTGACCAAAATGTCTCGGATGACGTGTTAAAAGAACTTGAAGCATTTGACAATATATTGCAAGTAGCTAAAGTAGTGGAATAA
- the sdaAA gene encoding L-serine ammonia-lyase, iron-sulfur-dependent, subunit alpha, which yields MKILFRNVAEMVELCESENISISELMIRQEMNVKDMSFEEVYGQMEKNLDVMEKAIEDGLKGVQSHSGLTGGDAVLIQKYMQNHEPLSGDILMDAVSKAVATNEVNAAMGTICATPTAGSAGCVPGTLFAVKNKLNPTREQMVRYLFTSGAFGFVVANNASISGAAGGCQAEVGSAAGMAAGAIVEMAGGTPAQSAEAMAITLKNMLGLVCDPVAGLVEVPCVKRNAMGASNAVVAADMALAGVTSRIPCDEVIDAMFKIGQSMPTALKETAQGGLAATPTGRELEAKVYGINLKKE from the coding sequence GTGAAAATACTTTTTCGAAATGTAGCTGAAATGGTGGAACTTTGTGAAAGTGAAAATATATCAATCTCTGAATTGATGATACGCCAAGAGATGAATGTAAAGGATATGTCCTTTGAAGAAGTCTATGGCCAAATGGAGAAAAACTTAGACGTTATGGAAAAAGCCATTGAAGATGGTCTGAAAGGCGTTCAATCACACTCTGGTCTTACAGGTGGAGACGCAGTATTAATCCAGAAATATATGCAAAATCATGAACCGTTATCTGGAGACATTTTAATGGATGCGGTAAGTAAAGCAGTAGCCACAAACGAAGTGAATGCAGCTATGGGAACAATTTGTGCGACACCGACAGCTGGTAGTGCAGGTTGTGTACCCGGAACTCTTTTTGCTGTGAAAAATAAACTTAATCCAACACGTGAGCAAATGGTACGTTATTTATTTACATCAGGTGCATTTGGGTTTGTTGTTGCAAATAATGCATCCATTTCTGGTGCAGCAGGAGGATGTCAGGCAGAAGTAGGATCTGCTGCTGGTATGGCTGCAGGAGCTATTGTCGAAATGGCTGGGGGAACACCTGCTCAAAGCGCAGAAGCCATGGCCATTACGCTGAAAAATATGCTTGGTCTAGTATGTGATCCGGTTGCTGGTCTTGTTGAAGTACCTTGTGTGAAGCGTAACGCTATGGGAGCATCAAATGCTGTTGTAGCTGCAGACATGGCACTAGCAGGTGTAACAAGTCGAATTCCTTGTGATGAAGTGATCGATGCAATGTTCAAGATTGGTCAGTCAATGCCAACCGCGTTAAAAGAAACGGCACAGGGTGGTCTTGCTGCAACACCTACAGGGCGTGAACTAGAAGCAAAAGTGTACGGAATTAATTTAAAGAAAGAGTGA